The genomic segment CCTGTCGCTACGAATGCGGTCGCGGCAAAACCGGCGGCCAATGTCGACGACGTTCAACGCATCGTCTGCTCCAAGTGCGCGACAAAGATGCGTGTGCCCCCCAACGCGGCTGGCAAACAAATCGTCTGTCCCAAGTGCAAAAACAAACAACGCGTGCCAGAAGCTGTCGCCGCGGCCAGCGAGGACAGTAAAAAAACAGTGAGTAACGTCGACACGATTGCGCTGACCGAGACACCTATCCCCGCGCAGGATTTGGACGGCGGCATGTTTGACATGCTCGACGAGGGTGCCGGCACAGACACGGGCGCCGATGCGACCTCGCCCGCCTCCCTCACCGGGCCCAAACTGTCAGGGGGAAAATCCAAAGGAGGTGGCAATAAGCTCTTGGGCTTGCCGCCGATGGCCGTTTACGGTGGCGCCGCCGCCATCACGGCACTCGTCATAGGGCTGATCTTGGTCATGGTGCTTTCCGGTCCGACCGCCACTACGACGATGGTCGCGCAAGCGCCCCTACCGGCGCCCACTTCCCCGCAACCAAGTATTTCAACGTCGCCAGTTTCGACACCGCCACCGTCAGCACCGGCTGCCGCTGCCGTATCACCCGCGCCGGCCCCGAGCATAAGTCAGACTGCCCCAAGTGTGACCCAGCCTGCCGCGACCGTAACACCGGCTGCCCCACCAGCCGAGCCAGCCGCATCCGTTCCACCCTCAGGCCCACGCATGGACCCGCTAGCGGCGGCAGCTGCGCGCCGTCGGGCCGAAATGGCCGCTCAGACCGGCGCGGGCCCGCTACCGATCGGAGGACGGAACCCTCCTCCTGCATCGACCGCCGCGCCACCAGCGCAGGTCGATCCGACGGCTTGGCTGAAGAGGATTCCACTTGTGCGCCTGGTGCCTGATTCTCAACCGTCAGCCGGCGAGACGGCCGCGGCGCAGAAATCCCGCGACGAATTGCTTGGTTTAGTGAAAAACGTGCAGGCTGCGCAGGATAAATTGCTAGAATGCCTCGTGCAGATTAACGACACCGACTCCGCCAAACGATGGGCGTCCCAGTGGGCAGAGTCGACTTCGCTGGGCGTCGATTACATCAGGCAGATCAGACAAGCTGGAGGTCTGCCGAAGGTCGAACCCGTGCCCCCGCCGTCGGCGGGCCTGGGACTTCGCGGAATGGCCATGGCCCAAGAGAAGGCCAAGGCATCCAATCCGGGTCCGCATGATCAGGAAGTCGTTCAGCGTCTCGAGGCAGAGCTTACCAGGATCAACCAGTTCCCGGGCGCAATGGCGGCACTAGAAGCTTCCCTGGCCGAACGAGCGGCACGCGAGCCGCAAAGCGCTTTGGCGGCGGCACTCACACAGCGTGGCGTCACGATCCCCGCCGCGCCGGCCCCCTAGACGCGACGGCTATTTCAGGCTGAACTGCTCGATCCTTTCAGCCACGGCAACGGGATCTTCGATCAATAAAAAGTGGCCCAAGTCCGGCAGTTCGTGGTAAGCCGCTTGTGGGCAGCGCCGCGCCAGTTCGCGCCCCATCTCTACATGTGCAATCGGGTCGCCATCGGCCCAAACAAACTGAAGCGGGGAAGTGGTCTTCTCTAGCACCCCCACCCAACGATCCGCGTAGAGATATCGTTCGCGCATGTACCCGGCCAGCGCTGGCAGCCGCAAATACCCCTCCTGATAGCGCAACAACTCGTCCATCACTTGCGCATCACGTTCGGTGATTGCCTCGGGGCGCCGCATTAAGCCTCGCAATGCAGCCACGTACATACCCGGTAGCGCAGTGCGGCAGAATTCGATGGCCTGCGGCAGCGAAGCATTATTCGCCAATAGTTCCTGCAGTGGCGTGATTTTGGCGAGCCATTGCAGCATGCTACCGTTAAGAAATGTCGATCGCTCGACGTGGAAGGTCAATCTCTCCTCGGCTTGTCGAGCCAACAATTCGCAATGCACGCTGGTCCCCATGTCGTGGCTCACGACATGCGCGGCTGGCACGTCCAAGCGCTGCAGCAATTCCTCCAGCAGATCAGCCTGCGGAAAGAGGGAGTAGCCATACGCAGCGGGCTTGTCTGACAACCCAAACCCTAGAAAATCCGCGGCGAAGACACGAAACTGCCGCCGCACCAATCGCATGACACCATGCCAGTCGTAGCAAGACGTCGGGAACCCGTGCAGGAGAACCACAGCGGCACGTTTCTCGGGCGGCCGAGGATTGTCCGGCCCCTGCTCAACGACAAAGATGCGATGGCCCGCAATGTTTTCATGGCGACCGACGGCCAGCCACTCGCGCGTGGCATCTGAGAGCGATTCGTGATCGGCTGTCATGGGCAGAGACCTCGCGGACAGAATGGATCTGTTCGCGTGATTCTCGCCACCGCGCAGTCTGTTGACAATACTCAACCGCTAAATCCCCGCTCGACGTTCGCCGGCCGCGATAGTTGAACCACGAATCATA from the Pirellulales bacterium genome contains:
- a CDS encoding alpha/beta hydrolase, with the protein product MTADHESLSDATREWLAVGRHENIAGHRIFVVEQGPDNPRPPEKRAAVVLLHGFPTSCYDWHGVMRLVRRQFRVFAADFLGFGLSDKPAAYGYSLFPQADLLEELLQRLDVPAAHVVSHDMGTSVHCELLARQAEERLTFHVERSTFLNGSMLQWLAKITPLQELLANNASLPQAIEFCRTALPGMYVAALRGLMRRPEAITERDAQVMDELLRYQEGYLRLPALAGYMRERYLYADRWVGVLEKTTSPLQFVWADGDPIAHVEMGRELARRCPQAAYHELPDLGHFLLIEDPVAVAERIEQFSLK